A genomic segment from Ramlibacter agri encodes:
- a CDS encoding M48 family metallopeptidase, which yields MMFDPRTPGRRAFLRSGCRHCMALAALAGGLPALAGEADDDQFELPARFKRPSADSDEGGLWAMMDREEQRIRRSPLTLRDAGLQDYLRGLITRLVPEHAPDIRSYPVRMPLFNAMMAPNGMMIVWSGLLLRVENEAQLAAIVGHELGHYLERHTVEQLRAQRDAALVSQFVGLIGGLGAAAGQIGIMAGMFAYSREHEARADRLGMRLMKHAGYDGHEAVAVWANLLAEDRITGGEDAGSRGDIFATHPPTTERRDELRRMAENSKGELGADSLRKAFAPLRFGWIQDEIKRGQYEESLVLFDRILKRDGQDAEALYARGEIYRLRDEGSDNMKAMDDLQHASMQIKAPAETFRSLGLLYQQRSDAPAATAAFQKYLAVAPQAADAGLVRGYLTDLKP from the coding sequence ATGATGTTCGATCCCCGCACCCCGGGCCGTCGCGCCTTCCTGCGCTCCGGCTGCCGCCATTGCATGGCGCTCGCCGCCCTGGCCGGCGGGCTGCCCGCGTTGGCCGGCGAAGCCGACGACGACCAGTTCGAACTGCCGGCCCGCTTCAAGCGGCCCTCAGCCGACAGCGACGAGGGCGGCCTGTGGGCCATGATGGACCGCGAGGAGCAGCGCATCCGCCGCAGCCCGCTGACCCTGCGCGACGCCGGCCTGCAGGACTACCTGCGCGGGCTCATCACACGGCTGGTGCCGGAGCACGCGCCCGACATCCGCTCCTATCCGGTCCGCATGCCGCTGTTCAACGCCATGATGGCGCCCAACGGCATGATGATCGTGTGGAGCGGCCTGCTGCTGCGCGTGGAGAACGAGGCGCAGCTGGCCGCCATCGTCGGCCACGAGCTGGGCCACTACCTGGAGCGGCACACGGTCGAACAGCTGCGCGCGCAGCGCGACGCCGCGCTGGTGTCGCAGTTCGTCGGCCTGATCGGCGGCCTCGGCGCCGCCGCGGGGCAGATCGGCATCATGGCCGGCATGTTCGCCTACTCGCGCGAGCACGAGGCGCGCGCCGACCGCCTGGGCATGCGCCTGATGAAGCATGCCGGCTACGACGGCCACGAGGCGGTCGCCGTCTGGGCGAACCTGCTGGCGGAGGACCGCATCACCGGCGGCGAGGACGCCGGTTCGCGCGGCGACATCTTCGCCACCCACCCGCCGACCACCGAGCGCCGCGACGAACTGCGCCGCATGGCGGAGAACAGCAAGGGCGAGCTGGGCGCCGACTCCCTGCGCAAGGCTTTCGCTCCGCTGCGCTTCGGCTGGATCCAGGACGAGATCAAGCGCGGCCAGTACGAGGAGAGCCTGGTGCTGTTCGACCGCATCCTCAAGCGCGACGGCCAGGACGCCGAAGCGCTGTATGCGCGCGGCGAGATCTACCGCCTGCGCGACGAGGGCAGCGACAACATGAAGGCGATGGACGACCTGCAGCACGCCTCGATGCAGATCAAGGCGCCGGCCGAGACCTTCCGCTCGCTGGGCCTGCTGTACCAGCAGCGGAGCGACGCCCCGGCCGCCACGGCCGCCTTCCAGAAGTACCTGGCCGTTGCGCCGCAGGCGGCCGACGCCGGCCTGGTGCGCGGCTACCTCACCGACCTGAAGCCATGA